The genomic window CGCTCAGCAAGTCCAACCCTAGGCTCTGTCTGAAAACCAAAAAAATACAGGTCGCCGTGGCGGGTGGTCGGATCGTCAATTGGTTCGGCAAGGTGGCCGAGAGCAAGAGACGGCCGCGTACTTGTTTGGAAAATGAAATGAAAGTGCTATCCGTCGTCGATACTGCGAACTACGTCGATGGCTGGATGCCGCTGAGGATTTCTACCAGCGTGTCCTTGGTCTGAACGTCATAAAAGGCGCCTGGGCGCAGTCACCGCGAGTTTGTTTGCTAGTGAGCGGTGGCGGGATCCGGGGGTACAATGGCGGCGGGATTTACGAACCATGGGAAGGAGAAGCACTGATGGGACTGTTTGATGCTCTGCTTGGCGGCAAGAAGCGAACCTGCACACCAGCCTGAATCTCGACGAGTCGGCGGTCATCGATGTCATTGTCGGTGAACGACATCCGTTGCCATCGGTGGACGATCGTCTCGAAGAGTTCGCCGATGAACTACCCTGCCGCTGCCGGTTTTCCCATCACGTTTCGCTGGACGACGCGGTGATGGAGGTGTTTGCCGGTGAGTGGGTCAGGAATGTGCTAACGAAGATGGGCATGAAGGAGGACGAAGCTATTGAAAGCCAGATGGTGTCTCGTCGCATCCGGCAAGCCCAACAGAAAATCGAAGGCCGCTCTTTCGGCGCTGTCGATGCCGAGTCAGCCGCGGAATGGTTGGAGAAGAATTGCCCGGACCTGTCCCAAGGGAAGTCTTAACGCAAACGGTTAGACTACGCGCTGCCGGGGATGCGGTGTGAAGAGACGACAAAGGAATGAGAGACAAAGGAATGTCTGGAAACCGGTAAGCGGTTATGTTGGCGTCTCGCAGCGACGCGAGGTTTGGGTAAGAAAATCGGGGTAGGAAGCTGGGAGCGGGCCGGACCTTTGCGGTTGGCATCCGTTTTCTTCTGGTTAATTTTATTGATCTTCGACCGTACCTAATTCCGTGCGAGCATCGGATGCAGGGTTTGAGTTCGTGTAGGAAAATAGTGAGCAGAACGCGGGCGGCTGTTGCGCGGCGGGCGGCTGAAGCCTGGACTTCAACGGGTGGGCTTTCGGAAACCTTTGTTGTATCGACTGTTCTCCGCTCCCTACCGGCACGTACTATGGTTTTGTGATGCAGACAACCTCCCCTTCCTCACCACATTGACTTCGACACCATGAACCGTATCGCCCGCAGTGCAGCTCTGGCCGTCTTGGTGCTGGTGATTTCGCCGCTTGCCGCCGACGAACCGGACGCCAAACGAGATGACCCGCAGCCGCCGCAAACCTACCGCTCCTCGTTGCAGTTGCCGGGGCTGGCGACGCCGGAATCCGTGCTGCTCGAGCGACATCGATTGGCCAAAGGCGCCGCGGGGCAAGGCGTCGCGTTGTCGGATCGTTTTTACTTCACCAGTACGTCGAGCTCGATCTGCAAATACGACCGCGATTGGAACTTGCTTCAAGAGCAGCCCATCCGGATTCCGGGCGTCAACCATCTGGGCGCGATCCATCATCACGATGGCTTCCTCTGGGCAGGCCTGTTGCATGGCCCGGAAAACGGCAAACATGATCCCAAACTGAATCGCTCGGTGATCGCCAAGATCCGTGCCAGCGATTTATCCGTGGTGGCGACGTGGGACATTACATCGGATCTGGACTGGATCGATCCGGTGTGCTTTGATGGCCAGCGATTGTGGGTCGGCGATCTTCACGACCTGGGCATCCACTGCTACCGCTTGGACGCCGACCAGCTGAAACACATCGGCACGTTTCGCTACCCCAAAGCGTTGAGCTTTTCGCAGGGCATTCGCATCGTCGGCGGCAAGCTGTATTCGATCCACACCTTTGGCAGCATGGACGGGCTGTTCGAATTCGATCTCCCGGAGCGACTGAGCGAAGAGCCGCAGTCGCCTCGCCGAGTCTGGCACATCGACGAGCCGCTCATGCATCTGGAAGGGTTTGACTTCATCCCCGGCCAGCCCCAGCAGATCTGGACCGCTCAGGGGCGTGAGGTCCATCGCTACGAACTGAACCAGATCGCCGCAGGGAGGCAGGAAGATCAGAGTTAGGAAAACGAAAACCGCGGGCCCAATTTTCCACCCGCCATTCTTCTAACGATCTCGACCGCCGCCCACTCGGTTAGCGTCCGCGGCCGATGGCGGCGAAGATCTGATCGGTGGCGTGGTGCCCGTGGTGATGCCGCAGGGAACGGCCGGCAAACGCGTTGGTCTCCTGCGACTCCAAAAACGTTTCGAACTCATCGAACGACACGCCGCCGTCGCTGTCCGTGTCGGCGTCGGCAAGCGTTGTCCAGAACCGATCAAGGACTTCGTCTTCGGTTAATAAACCGTTGTCGTCGGCGTCGCGGGCGTCAAATCGTTGTTGTCGAATGGCCGTGGTGTCGTGCGGCCCGTCGCAATCATCGGTCACTCCGCCGTCGTCAATCGTTTCGTCGTCGGTCGTTTCGTTGTCAATCGTTTCGTCGTCGGTCGTGTCCTCGTCGACTTCGTCGTCCAGTGTTTCGTCGTCGACGTCGTCCGTAGTTTCGGCGTTGGCGGCGAGCGCCGATTCGCCGCTGGCCGTTTCGTCGCCGGCGGTGCGTTGGTTTTGGTTGAGCGTATTGATGACGGTGAGGGCATCAAAAGGAGTGATCTCGCCATCGCCGCTGACGTCGCACAGCCCGACCATTTCCGCATCGTCACCGCTGACCTCGCGGTTCAGTTGATTAATGACCATCAGGGCGTCGAGCGGCGTGGTTTCACTGTCGCCGTCGACGTCCGTGGGGTCGGTGTAGTTGTGGTCTGGAGCTTCGGCTTCGATGCGATTGCGGAAGCCACGGTTGCGGAAGCCACGATTGTTCCAGCGATTGCGGCGGTTTGAAAAGTTGTTGTTGTCCGTGTCGTTTGTGTCGTCCGTATCGTCGTTGTCGTCCGAGGTGTCTGAGCTATCGTCATCGGAGTCGTCGCTATCCTCGGTATCGCTGGACGTTTCGTCGTCGGTATCGCTGGGCGTCTCGTCGACCGAATCGCTGTCGACATCGTCGTCGGAGGCATCGGTAACGACGGCGGGGGCGTAGAGCCCGAGGATGGCATCGATGTCGTCGTCGTCCAAGGCTTCAAAGGATTGGTTGGCCGAAACGTACGGCGCCAGCACACTGTCGTTGACGCTGCTGTGGTCCAGCCCCAGAGCGTGGCCAATTTCATGCACGGCCACGTAGACCAGATCGAAGGCTTGGCTGCCCAACGAATTGCCGACCTCCCAGGCTTCCGCCAGATCGAACTGCACGTCGCCGGCGATCCGCGCGGGGTTGATATCATCAGGGAAGTAGGCCTGCGCGAGCGTGCCGCCGACGCCATCGATGTTGGTAAACGAGAAGTCCAGGGAATCGCGGAGTCCGGTTTGGTCAGTTTCGATGAAGGTGATGTCGACCACTTCCGACCAGGCATCCAGAGCGGTTTCGATGGCCGCGGTGGTTTCGGCTTGCGACAACGAGCTGGGGGCGTTGGCGATCGTGTAGGTCAATTCCGCACTGCCCTGCCCCGCTCCGTCCCAGCCCACGCTAACCGCCAGCAAACGCCGGGACTCCAAATTCTGCAGGGCTAGACGACGTCGTTTTCCTGCACGACGAGAGGCGGAATTCGCTGGAAACATTGATCAACCTTGCTAGCAGGGGATGGTAAACACAAGCCACGAGAAACGACGTCGTGGCGTCCCAGCTAACAAGGGGGAAATCAGAAAGAAGATGTCACACAGGGTGGCGGAGATTTTTTTGCCGGTGACGGGTTTGGGAAGTGTTGGGAATTTGGAGTACGAAGAGACGGGAGCAAGAACGTCTCGCTGCGCACATCGTTTAACCCGTAGCCGGAGCGGCTTGCTGGCTTAGGAGCCGTGCGACTAAACCGGCAAGCTGCGAAGGCGCCGGCGCTGGCGTCGCCTGAGTGGCTGGCTGCTGTAACGTGCAGGCTGTCGATCTTAATGATTGTGGTGAAATATTAGGTGAGAGCGACAGTTTTTGTTAGCGGTTAACGTATTCGCCGGCGCCTGCGGCTACGGGTTAAACGATTGAATCGCCAGCCCTGCAAGTCCAACGAACCTCCCCCCGCTATAGCTCGACGCTCCCGAGCGGAGGGAGAAGAAAGCGGCTACGGGTTTTGCGACACCACTTCGCCGCCGCTGCGGGTTCCCAGGGCGTGCCAGACGGTCAGGTCGGTGGTTTCGCTGAAGGCCGTGACCGAGCCATCGACTTTGACGATGTTAACCACGCCCGGGTGGAAGCTGCGGGAGGTGATGATGGCGTAGGTGGGGCTGCCGGCGATGCCATTTTTGCCTTCTTGCCAGGAATTGAAATCGGTCTGCTCGTACAGCTCGCCGCCGTTGGTGTACCGCACGTCACTGTTGGGCGCCAGCGTCACGGTGACGCCCGTGTGGTGGACGCGGCCATCGGGCCATTCGGTGTGACCGGTGTTTTTGAACTGAGCCCCGCTGGCGACGATCGCTTCCGCTTCGGCTTGGTTGGTCGGCATCGCCGTGGTGGATGGACCGCCGTTGCGTTGATACGGCGTCCACGCTTTGACTTCGGCTGCCAACAGCGTTTGGCTGCTGCCGTCGGTGCAATCGCGAAAATCCCGAAACTGGTTGGGGGCGAACATGCCATCGCCGCTGCTTCGCGTCGACGGATCAAACACGAACCAACGGCCAAAGTTGAATCCATAGCTGGTGGGGTACAGCGTGGGGCGGCCGTCGGTAAAGGTCCGCTCTTGGAAACTGCCCGGATCGCTGGGGCAGCCATAAACGGGAATCTTCACCCCGTCGATCGCCGTTTGAAAGTCCCAGCCGATCGACAGGTCGATATTGTCATACACGTTGCCTTGCTCCAGGTAGGGCATGATCCGGCCATGCACTCCCCAGGAGCCGTTATTGCCCGTCGAGCTGATGTTCAGATTCACGATCGCCGATGGAGGAAAGCACCGATACACGCCCTGGTAGTTGTGGCATGCGAGGCCGATCTGCTTGAGGTGGTTGCTGCACTGCATCCGGCGAGCGGCTTCGCGAGCGGCTTGCACGGCCGGCAACAGCAGACCGACCAGCACACCGATAATGGCGATCACAACCAACAATTCGACGAGCGTAAAAGCGTTCCGTGGGGATTTCATCAATATTTCAAGCGGGGTGGAGGGGCAAGATGCTAAGGCGGCAAGAACCGGGAGCGGATGCCTCTATGCAGACCGCATGCCAATCGAAAACGCCCGACAAATCCCAACGTTTTTACAGGTTTTCCTTCGCGGCACCCCACCACAACGGATCTCGACGACGTCGCTTCCACCGCTCCTGGCGGATTTTCCATCGAGGGCTTTGGAATAGAATAGAAGAGTAATAACCTTTGGCAGCCGCTAACGTATTCGGAGACTGTTGACTTAAACGCAATTCACCCTCCCTCCGGGACGTGAAGTGTATTAATGACGGATTCACTTCACTCTCCCTCTGGGAGAGTCGAGCGTCAGCGAGGAGAGGGCGACCGCGCCGCTGCAAAAATCATAAAAACCTCCCCTCGCTAAGGCTCGACCCTCCTTAAAAAGGAGGGTGAAGCAAGCGGCCCCAAGGTCCAATGCTGCAGAAATACCTTTCACGTCCCCCGGGAGGGTGAAGTGGGAGAGCACGATTTTCGTCACCGGACCATTTAACGCCCTGCGCGAGGGCCAGCTGTGGCGGTGACACAACTGAAACCGAGTTTGCGATTGTCTATTTTCTCCTGGAACCATTCCCTGCGTCTCCGCCTGCTGGGGCCGTTGATCGTCACCGCTCTGGCAGCCGCCATCGCGGTGGCGGCGGCTTCGTATTGGTTGGGTTCCCGTTGGGCGACGGCCGACATTCAAACCCGCTTTGAAGCCATCGAGCGGACGTTGGCCGATTCCCACTATCCGCTCAACGCTCTGGTGCTCGAATCGTTAGGTGAATTAACGCAGACCGAATTGATCACCTTCGACCAGTCGCAGCGGATTCAACAGAGCACGGTGGCAATCAGCGAACCGCCGGGCGACCAGCGAATCGTGACGATCGGTTCGCAGCGGTTCCTGGCATACCGGTTCGACACGGTCGCCGCGCCGAGGCGTTCGGACCGGGTGTTCAGCGTGATGGTATTGTTCGACGAAGCGCTGTTGGATGCCAGTCGAAAACGCGCCGCGATGTTGCCGCTGGTCACCGGCCTGTCGACCATCGTGGCGCTCAGCACGATTACGTTCCTGCTGGCCTCGCGGTTGGTGGGCCGAATCGGGCATCTGCAACGCCGGGTGGAAGCGGTCGCGGCGGGTGATTTCACGGCCACCGTATCGGATCAAGGATCGGACGAAGTCGGACGGCTGGGCACGGCGGTCGACCACATGGCCACGCAGCTGGATCAGCTGTGGAAACGCGTCCATCGTCAGCAAAGCGAAAAGCTGCTGCATCAGATCGCCGGCGGGATGGCGCACCAACTGCGCAATAGTTTGACCGGCGCGCGGTTGGCCGTCGAACTGCACGCCAACGAGTGTGACAGTGCGGACGAGGAAAGCCTTCAAGTGGCGATTCGTCAGATCGAATTATCCGAAGACTACGTGCGGCGGTTGCTGCTAGCCGCCGCGGGCCGTCAGGACCGCGACCGGCCGATGACGGTCGCCGTTTGCTGGGACGACGTCCGCAGCAGTCTGAAACCGGTTGCCGAACATTTGAAGACCGACATTCAATGGCAGATCGATCAGGCGGCCGGCGAATGCCGCTTGGCCGACGGCCCCAGTTGGGTCGCCGCGGTCAGCAATCTGATTCACAATGCGATCCAAGCTGGCGAGCACGTGCGCGTCGCGGCGTCTCGCACGGCGGACCAACAGGTTTGCGTTCGCGTTACCGATGACGGCCCGGGAATTCCCGCGGAACTGGCGGCCGAGTTGTTCGAACCGTTTGTGACCACCAAACCCGAAGGTATGGGGTTGGGGTTGTCGGTCGTCAAACGCGCAGCCGAACATCTGCAGGGACAAGTTCACTGGCATCGCGAAAACCAACACACCGTATTCGAGTTCACGGTATCCACTCAATAACGCTGATCCCATGACACCACAACAAGTCCTGGTCGTAGACGACGAACCGTCCATCTGTTGGGCGTTGGAAAAGATGCTGCAGCGCGAGGGCCACGAGGTTCTGACCGCTTCGTCCGCCGAACAAGGACTGCGTCTGGCCGCTGAACAACATCCCGCGTTGGTGATCCTCGATGTGCGACTGCCACAACTGGACGGCATCTCCGCCCTGCCCCAGTTTTTAAAAGCCACCGACAACGCGCCGGTGATCGTGATCACCGCCTTTGGAGATTTGGAAACCGCTGTGGCCGCGGTCAAGAACGGGGCCACCGACTACTTAACCAAACCTTTCAAACTGGACGACGTCTCCCGGGTCTGTCGCCAGGCGCTGCGTGAATCGGCCAACCGCGCCGCGCCCACGGCCACGCAGCCGATGACCATCGATTCATCGACCATGGTCGGTAGCTCGGCGGCGATGCAGCAGGTGTTCCGGCAAATCGCATTGGTTGCCGACAGCGACCTGTCGGTGCTGATCACCGGCGAGACGGGCACGGGCAAGGAGTTGGTGGCCGCGGCGATCTATCGTCACAGCCGCCGCGCCGACCAACCCTACATCCCCATCGCACCGGTCGCCTTGAACCCCGACCTGATCGAAAGCGAATTGTTTGGTCACGTCAAAGGAGCTTTTACCGGAGCCGCCGAAGACCGCCCGGGGTTGTTTGAACGAGCCGAAAACGGCACCGTGCTGTTGGACGAAATCGGCGACCTGCCGCTGGGCACGCAAGTGAAACTGTTGCGGGTCTTGGAACAGGGTCAGTTCTGCCGCGTGGGCGACGTGACGCCGCGTTCGGCCAATGTGCGCGTGCTGGCGGCCACCAATTGCGACCTGCACGAACAAGTCGGCTCGGGGGCGTTCCGCGAAGACTTGTTCCATCGCTTGACCGGCATGCAGATTCATCTCCCTCCGCTCCGCGAGCGTCAGGAAGACATCCAGCCGCTGTGTCATCATTTTCTGGCCGCCATGCATTACGCATCGCTGGATTCGGCCATCGACGACACGTTGCTTACTCAACTGCAACAGCGACCCTGGCACGGTAATATTCGCGAATTGAAAAACGCGATCGAACACGCCGCCGTGGTCGCTCGAGGTCGGCCGCTGACGATCGACGATTTCCCGCCACCGAAACCGGGACGGGATCAAGACGCCGACGCTCCGTCGCAGCGGGTGCAATTAGCCAAAGCGGTCCGCGAGTGGACGGCCGAGGCGCTGCGGCAAAGCGACGACAGCACCGAAACGCTGCACGCTGATTTTCTGGCCGCCACCGAACCGGCTTTACTGGAAGCCGTGTTGAAGCACACCGGAGGCAACCGCGCCAAAGCCGCCGAAATGCTGGGCATCCACCGCGGCACGCTCCGCGACCGCCTGCGCAGCTACGGCATCGCCGACACGGTTTGACCCGCGGCAACCGGAGACGCCTGACTTAACAGCATTGCACCCTCCCCTCGCTGACGCTCGACCCTCCCAGGGGGAGGGTGAAGTGTGGCCGGATGACAATTCAATGCTATTAAGTCAGGCGTCTCAACCGGCCCACCGCACGCTTGCCCGCGAGCCCCGGTCACCAGCGCGATTCGGCTGCTGCGCGGGCACGTGATTTGCAACATTCGTCTTCATCCCTACGGCGTAACATCAATTTCTGACGCGTTTTCTTGATGACCCAAAACTCAACGTCGCGCCAACTTGCTTTCAGAGGTCCATGATGAAGATGATTCGAATCCTGCTTGCCGCCAGCCTGACGCTCGCAGCCTCGTCCGCTCAAGCCCAATCCGATCACGCTCCCGACGACGCGCAGACGCCCAAGTTGGCTTCACTGAGTTACGTCCAACCTGCCAGCTTTACCCCCTCGAATATCCGGAACAACCACCCCCTCGAACCACTACTCTCGTGGGCGGAACAGCGACAGCAGCGGATTCGCGAGCAGGTACGCGACTACACCTGCGTGCTGGTTTCGCGAGAACGTGTGCGGGGAAAGTTAGGACCGCGGGTCTACATCGCCGCCAAGGTGCGACACGAACAAATCGAAGACGGCGAGGTGAAAGTACCGTTTAGTCTGTACCTGAAATTTTTGGCCCCGCAGCGTTATAAAGATCGCGAAGTGTTGTACGTCGAAGGCCGCAACGACGACAAGCTATTGGTACGAAAAGGCGGACGCCACCTGCCATCGCTGACCGCCAACCTCGACCCGACCTGCGTGTTGGCGATGGCCGAAAATCGCTACCCAATCACCGAGTTCGGGATTCTACGATTGGTCGACAGACTGATCACCCTCGGCAAACAAGAAACCGCCTATGGAGAATGTAAGGTGGAAATCGACGATGAGTTTGAAACCGAAAAACGGGTTTGCACTCAAATCGAAATCCAACATCCCGTGCCGCGCGATTACTTCCAATATTGTTTGGCGCGGATCTACGTCGACAATGACCTGCAGCTGCCAATTCGCTTTGAATCGTATTATTGGCCCGAAGCTGATGACGAGGACCCGCTCTTGTTGGAAGAGTACACCTATCACGACCTCAAGCTGAACGTGGGCCTGACCGACGAGGATTTCGACCCCAACCACCCCGACTACCAGTTCGCCGAGAGCCAATAAGTAGCATGGGCCCCCGGCCCGTGTGTAAGTAGCATGGGCCCCCGGCCCGTGTATTTTGGCACACGCGCCATGGAGCCGGCGAGCCGGCATAACGCTGCCGGGGCTGTTAAGCCAATGCCACCTACTTTGGCGTCACATTCGGGGGGATAATTTCGGACGGACCGAAGGTCCAGCAGCACTCGCACATAAAACCACCCTGTTGGGTCCAAAGTAGGTTGTATCGGCCCTCGGGACGTGAAAGGTATTACTGCAGCATTGGACCTTGGGGCCGCTTGCTTCACCCTCCTTTTCAAGGAGGGTCGAGCCTAGCGAGGGGAGGTTTCTATAGTTTTTGCGGCGGCGCGGTCGCCCTCTCCTCGCTGACGCTCGACTCTCCCAGAGGGAGAGTGAAGTGAATCCGTCATTAATACACTTCACGGCCCTCCGGGCCGTGAAGCGTATCGACGTTCCAGCGGTTTAGTACCAATAGACGCCGAAGTTACCGATTTGGACTCCGGAACGTCCGTAGCCGTAGCCACGACCGAAGTTGCCGTAGTAGGGCCGGCCGCCGTAGCGATAGTAGTAGTTGCCATAGCGAGGGCTGCGGGACAGCGGTCCGCGATATCCCGAGCGGTAGCCGCGATCCCAACGGTTGTAATTGTTGCCCCAGTCTCGGCCTCGATTCCAGCCTCGTCCACGGCGGTTGCCATCGCGACGTTGCACGACCAGCGTTGTGCCATTGGTATCCACCGTCGTGGCATTCTGTGACAGGTCCTGTTCGTCGACTCGATTGGTTTGCCGCGGCTGATCGGCTTTCATCTCTTGCACTTGATTCTGCAGCTCGCGGATCTGACGACGCATTTCGTCGAGCGTTTCATCGAGCATCTCCGTGGAACCGTCGCTTGGATTCGACGACCACGGCTCCGGCAACACCGGTCGCATGGCTCGCAGAAATTGCATCGGAGCTTCTTCGGTATGTCCCAACGTGACGTCGATTTTGGATTCGTTTCCATTACGACGCACGGTCAGCTGCAAGGGCGAACCCGGCCCCATGTCTTCGACACTTTCCACGAAGGATTGCACGTCGGTGACTTGTTGATCGCCTTGCTTGATGATCGTATCGCCACTACGCAATCCCGCTTCGTCTGCCGGGCTGGCTTGCATCACGCGTTCGATCCGCACGCCCTGCTCGTCGGCCGGCGACAACATCACGCCCAACCAAGCTTTATGGCTGGCCGGAGGCTGTTCGGCTTTGGCCGCCAGCGTGATCTGCTTTTCCATTTCCTGACCTTGTCGCCAGACGACGACGTTGGCTTGTTCACCGGCTTTCAGTTGTTGGACAACTTGTTTGAGTTCACCGGGCGACGACACGGATTGTCCATTGACCGACAGGATGTAGTCGCCTTGTCGAAGCCCCGCTTCGTCGGCCGGGCTGTTCCAAACCGTGTCGTGAACGCATACGCCCCGGCCCGGGCAGGAGCCCACAATCACGCCCAGCGCGGGGGCTTCGTCGTCTGCGTGCTGATCCAACACGGTGGCTGAATTTTGATCAGTGGATGGAGATTGTGAGTTCGCCGGGGTGTCGCGTTGGGCCTGTGTTTGGGGCGCCGGATCGGCGGACCAAGCCCATCCAGCGGCGGTGACAGCACTGGCGGCAACGGCCGGAAGAATCGCCGGTTTGAATAAGCGAAAGAGGCATTGAGAATCCATATTCTGGTTGCTCCATAAAAGGAAACTTGCCGGGCACGGCCGACAACGCTGTCGGCATTCCGTCCCCTGCTCTTCCCCACCGGCGGTGCAAACACCGCGCCCGTTGAGCGCCAACCAGCCGCGTTCGTCGTAGCATGGGCCCGTGGAGATGTGTCGGCGACATCAGCCGTTAGGGCGCTGGCCCACGGTTCCCATCGCAGACGTTTGCGTGCGGGAACCGGTCGCTGGCGCGAGGCGGTTAATCGGACGGAACGGATGATCAATCGCCCAAATCTTGTGCATTGTGTATAATGGACGACCCTCCCCTGCCTCCCACCCGCCTACCGATTTCCGCTGAACATGAAGCGAATCGTCCCTATTCCGTGCTCCCTAACGCCGCTGTGGTTGCTCGGCGGTTGGCTGATACTGGTTACATCCGGCCTGAAACTGGCGGCCAACGAACCCGTCGACACCGCTTTTTTTGAAACGCGGATCCGTCCGGTGCTGCATGAGCACTGTTATTCGTGCCATGCGGCGGACGCCAAAATCGTCCGCGGCGGGCTGTTGGTGGACTCCAAATCCGGACTGCTCGAAGGCGGTGACAGCGGGCCGGCGGTGGTGCCCGGAGATCCGCAGGACAGCCTGTTGATCGACGCGCTCAAACATGAATCCTTTGAAATGCCGCCGGACGAACGGCTGCCCGATGCGGTGATCGCCGACTTTCAACGCTGGGTCGAAGGCGGTGCACCGGACCCGCGTCTGGACACGCCCACTGCACCGCCGACCCGGCCCGACATAGACCCACAAGACCACTGGGCCTTTCAGCCGGTCACGTCGCCCAAGGTTCCGCTGGTCGCCGACGAACAGCGAGATTGGATCCGCACGCCGATCGACGCCTTTGTGGCCGCAAAACTGCAGCAACAAGGCTGGCACCCCGCGCCGCCGGCCGACAAATACACACTGCTGCGACGCGTCACCTTTGACCTGATCGGTTTACCACCGAGTGAAGCGGAGATCGCCGCGTTTATCGCTGACGACAGCCCCGAGAGTTTTCAACGCGTCGTCGATCGTCTGTTGGCCTCGCCCTATTACGGCCAGCGTTGGGGACGGCATTGGTTGGACTTGGTGCGATACGCCGACACCAACGGCGCCGATGAGAACCACAAGATGCCCAACGCC from Roseimaritima ulvae includes these protein-coding regions:
- a CDS encoding preprotein translocase subunit SecA; amino-acid sequence: MDDRLEEFADELPCRCRFSHHVSLDDAVMEVFAGEWVRNVLTKMGMKEDEAIESQMVSRRIRQAQQKIEGRSFGAVDAESAAEWLEKNCPDLSQGKS
- a CDS encoding DUF1571 domain-containing protein, which gives rise to MKMIRILLAASLTLAASSAQAQSDHAPDDAQTPKLASLSYVQPASFTPSNIRNNHPLEPLLSWAEQRQQRIREQVRDYTCVLVSRERVRGKLGPRVYIAAKVRHEQIEDGEVKVPFSLYLKFLAPQRYKDREVLYVEGRNDDKLLVRKGGRHLPSLTANLDPTCVLAMAENRYPITEFGILRLVDRLITLGKQETAYGECKVEIDDEFETEKRVCTQIEIQHPVPRDYFQYCLARIYVDNDLQLPIRFESYYWPEADDEDPLLLEEYTYHDLKLNVGLTDEDFDPNHPDYQFAESQ
- a CDS encoding matrixin family metalloprotease, translating into MFPANSASRRAGKRRRLALQNLESRRLLAVSVGWDGAGQGSAELTYTIANAPSSLSQAETTAAIETALDAWSEVVDITFIETDQTGLRDSLDFSFTNIDGVGGTLAQAYFPDDINPARIAGDVQFDLAEAWEVGNSLGSQAFDLVYVAVHEIGHALGLDHSSVNDSVLAPYVSANQSFEALDDDDIDAILGLYAPAVVTDASDDDVDSDSVDETPSDTDDETSSDTEDSDDSDDDSSDTSDDNDDTDDTNDTDNNNFSNRRNRWNNRGFRNRGFRNRIEAEAPDHNYTDPTDVDGDSETTPLDALMVINQLNREVSGDDAEMVGLCDVSGDGEITPFDALTVINTLNQNQRTAGDETASGESALAANAETTDDVDDETLDDEVDEDTTDDETIDNETTDDETIDDGGVTDDCDGPHDTTAIRQQRFDARDADDNGLLTEDEVLDRFWTTLADADTDSDGGVSFDEFETFLESQETNAFAGRSLRHHHGHHATDQIFAAIGRGR
- a CDS encoding sensor histidine kinase, encoding MSIFSWNHSLRLRLLGPLIVTALAAAIAVAAASYWLGSRWATADIQTRFEAIERTLADSHYPLNALVLESLGELTQTELITFDQSQRIQQSTVAISEPPGDQRIVTIGSQRFLAYRFDTVAAPRRSDRVFSVMVLFDEALLDASRKRAAMLPLVTGLSTIVALSTITFLLASRLVGRIGHLQRRVEAVAAGDFTATVSDQGSDEVGRLGTAVDHMATQLDQLWKRVHRQQSEKLLHQIAGGMAHQLRNSLTGARLAVELHANECDSADEESLQVAIRQIELSEDYVRRLLLAAAGRQDRDRPMTVAVCWDDVRSSLKPVAEHLKTDIQWQIDQAAGECRLADGPSWVAAVSNLIHNAIQAGEHVRVAASRTADQQVCVRVTDDGPGIPAELAAELFEPFVTTKPEGMGLGLSVVKRAAEHLQGQVHWHRENQHTVFEFTVSTQ
- a CDS encoding DUF1559 family PulG-like putative transporter, translated to MKSPRNAFTLVELLVVIAIIGVLVGLLLPAVQAAREAARRMQCSNHLKQIGLACHNYQGVYRCFPPSAIVNLNISSTGNNGSWGVHGRIMPYLEQGNVYDNIDLSIGWDFQTAIDGVKIPVYGCPSDPGSFQERTFTDGRPTLYPTSYGFNFGRWFVFDPSTRSSGDGMFAPNQFRDFRDCTDGSSQTLLAAEVKAWTPYQRNGGPSTTAMPTNQAEAEAIVASGAQFKNTGHTEWPDGRVHHTGVTVTLAPNSDVRYTNGGELYEQTDFNSWQEGKNGIAGSPTYAIITSRSFHPGVVNIVKVDGSVTAFSETTDLTVWHALGTRSGGEVVSQNP
- a CDS encoding PDZ domain-containing protein; translation: MDSQCLFRLFKPAILPAVAASAVTAAGWAWSADPAPQTQAQRDTPANSQSPSTDQNSATVLDQHADDEAPALGVIVGSCPGRGVCVHDTVWNSPADEAGLRQGDYILSVNGQSVSSPGELKQVVQQLKAGEQANVVVWRQGQEMEKQITLAAKAEQPPASHKAWLGVMLSPADEQGVRIERVMQASPADEAGLRSGDTIIKQGDQQVTDVQSFVESVEDMGPGSPLQLTVRRNGNESKIDVTLGHTEEAPMQFLRAMRPVLPEPWSSNPSDGSTEMLDETLDEMRRQIRELQNQVQEMKADQPRQTNRVDEQDLSQNATTVDTNGTTLVVQRRDGNRRGRGWNRGRDWGNNYNRWDRGYRSGYRGPLSRSPRYGNYYYRYGGRPYYGNFGRGYGYGRSGVQIGNFGVYWY
- a CDS encoding sigma-54-dependent transcriptional regulator, whose protein sequence is MTPQQVLVVDDEPSICWALEKMLQREGHEVLTASSAEQGLRLAAEQHPALVILDVRLPQLDGISALPQFLKATDNAPVIVITAFGDLETAVAAVKNGATDYLTKPFKLDDVSRVCRQALRESANRAAPTATQPMTIDSSTMVGSSAAMQQVFRQIALVADSDLSVLITGETGTGKELVAAAIYRHSRRADQPYIPIAPVALNPDLIESELFGHVKGAFTGAAEDRPGLFERAENGTVLLDEIGDLPLGTQVKLLRVLEQGQFCRVGDVTPRSANVRVLAATNCDLHEQVGSGAFREDLFHRLTGMQIHLPPLRERQEDIQPLCHHFLAAMHYASLDSAIDDTLLTQLQQRPWHGNIRELKNAIEHAAVVARGRPLTIDDFPPPKPGRDQDADAPSQRVQLAKAVREWTAEALRQSDDSTETLHADFLAATEPALLEAVLKHTGGNRAKAAEMLGIHRGTLRDRLRSYGIADTV